From the Anguilla rostrata isolate EN2019 chromosome 5, ASM1855537v3, whole genome shotgun sequence genome, the window AGAGTGTATATGACTGACtcataataaaatgattaaGTGTTCTGTGGTTTCTGTCATCTTTGACAAGGGCAAGTACATATGGCGTACTCACATTTTCACTAGAATTACACATCAATTATGTATTCATATGGTTTCCCTTTGCATGATAAAGCATTGCACAGGTATGTCAGTGTTGGGATGGCTGAGAGATCATTATTTTGGAGTGATAAAAATAGATACAGCACAAACCTACAGCACAACCCTGCAGTacagacaaaaatacacacCACAGAAACATAGATACAACACAAACCTGCGGcacatactgaaacacacaccacagaaataGGTACAGCGCAAACCTACAGCACATACTAAAATACACACCACAGAAACATAGATACAGCACATCCCTGCAGAATAAACTGAAATACACACCACAGAAACATAGATACAGCACAAACCTGCAGCACATACTGAAATACAcaccacagaaacatacactcactggccacttcattaggtacaactgttcaactgcacccgttaacgcaaatatctaatcagccaatcacatggcagcaactcaatgcatttaggcatgtagacatggtcaagataatctgctgaagttcaaaccaagcatcagaacggggaagaaaggtgatttaagtgactttgaacgtggcatggttgttggtgccagacgggctgatttgagtatttcagaaactgcttttcatgcacaaccatctctagggtttacagagaatggtctgaaaaagagaaaatatccagtgagtggcagttctctggggGAATATGCCTTGTTGTTGGCataggtcagaggagaatggtcAGACTgatttgagctgatagaaaggcaacagtaactcaaataacgacttgttacaaccgaggtatgcagaagagcatctctgaacgcacaccacgtcaaaccttgaagcagatgggctacagcagcagaagaccacaccgggtgccactcctgtcacctaatgaagtggtcGGTGAGTATACATACACCAGGGACTTTGTTTAGGACTTTTTTACTGGGGTAActgaaattataaaattaatacaCTTTGATTATGATAATAGAGGCCTCCCTTTATAATTTCTGTGagagactgtagaaaaaagctAGAGGATGTTATAGCAGAGTGCAATGAAACAAAGTTTTCTCTTTGAGACCTCAACGGAAGAAATACAGCTGCCCTCAGACAGTGGGATTTGCTCCAAAAACATggcacatttttatacatttcaagCCAAAGCTTAGTTATATAAAACCAGGATTCATTGGCTCACTTTTCCGGTTATCGTACAACGTGCCTAAATCTCACAGACAGAAAAGGCTTGATGGTTAACAGCCTTCAGGTCTGGTGTTCATGATGACCAGATATAGAACCCTCTTATTTCTCgtagtatttttgtatttggcaaAAACAACTATTTCCTGTTATCTCCTCAGAAAAAGGAGTAAACCTTAGCAATCATTAAtcgttataaaaataaaaacatatgaatataaattcTCTTATGCATAAGTGATCAAAAGACAGTTTTTATTACTGTCAGTAGCTTCATCCACCAGCAGAGAGAagcatttatcttttattttctcacttAGCTGCTGCAGTTCATAGAATGGTCTTTAATGTAGCTCAGAACTGCTGTTAAGACTTTTATTAGTGCCACTTGCTTCTTCAGTCAAGCATAGTTGATACCATGTCTATTGCAGCAAGGAGAGGGAGGTTTCTGTACAACCTAGTATGTAACTTTGTATGAGGCTATTTGGTCCCTAATACTCACATGTGTGATTTTAATGAAGTGACAAAGCTATCCCTTCAactttctttggaaaaaaattaaggGATGGCGTCTCAACGTGCCTTTTCAGTTTGCTGGGTTTCATACTGTCAGCTACCAGGGTTTTGCGGCACCAGTCACACAGGGCCTTCCCTCctctcacagcacacagggccTTCCCTCCTCTCACAGTACACAGGGCCTTCTGTCCTCTCACAGCACACAAagccttcccccctctcctatGAAAGTACTGGTAAAACCTGTACAACCTCTTCATACTTCCTCCATTTTGTTGGATTTGCacttgtctttgtctttgtttgaGATTGTTTTACTGCTTATTTTACCCATGGCCCTGTTCTTCTTCTCTCCTCACAAGTGTAGCCTGCATAATGAGCTACTGCTACTGTTAGCCCTTTGATGGTAACCTAGTGACAATACTTGGAATTTTTCCTGTGTACAACAGATCTTTTTCCTCATTTGAGATTTTATTCTATTCCGCATTTTCTTGTCTCTTCCTCATTTCTTTGTGCACCCCCTGTTGTTCTCCCAGGCTGTGTATTATATCTTCATTAAGGgtttaaataaattagcatattactgtacatgtacCAATATGGTGtatctcagaaaaaaacatttattcacagataaaaatcaagaaaaacaaatacattcaaGAAGCAAGCTACCTTCACTTTTAATTATCTACCACACATCCAATATCCAAATATCCATATTTAGttgaataaataagtaaatacatataaataaatactgcaatCCTAGTTATTTCTATTctgtataatttgttttaagTGTTAATAAAACTTAGTGGTTTAAAAACAGTGATGTCAATTTGACATATAGCTAAGGTACAGCgtaaaaaaatatgtcataATAAGTCTCTGCAAAAGAGACAGACGTCACAGTAACTCTTCAATAAGTTACACCATTCTCATACTGAGAAATACTGAAAACACAGGCCAGCTGCTTGTGTGTCTAACTTGTGCTCAGACATGACATAATCAAGATCATCAACAAAGATTGTATGCAGTTAAACAGTTAAAAATTATAACGGTTAAAATGGATAACAGTGTTGTGCTATTTGATCTTGAGTTGTAAAGTTTGTTgaaaatatggatgaaaatCTCAGGAAAATTCTTCTCCACTTTAGGGCTTCTTGCTGcgtgattaaaaataaatcagtttcagTCACAGTTATTAGGAAGCAGGTTTGCATTTGTGAGAAAACCAGATAAACTGACAATCTATCCTCCAGGAGACTAATACTCTCTAAAATTATTAATGATACTCATTTATTTGTCCAAAATTGTGAAATGATCAATACACTGTAGCATTTATACTTCTTATGGTTTTATCAAATAGAGGTCCTGGACATCTCTATAACTTGGTGTGTGACTAGTGAGGAGTCAACTTGTGAacacttttatttgtgtttgattgATCATTATTGAATTGGAGAGCGcagctgctgtttgtgtgaTTAGTCATTTCCAAATTGGTGAGCACGATTGCATATGTATGATTGGTCAGGACTTACTTGGCCAGGATTTTCTCTATGACCTTTTTGACCCAGGGAGCGGTGGTGTCCAGACAGATCTGCTGACCAGTCCCTTTCAGAGTGGCACTACAGCAGGAACAGAGGGAGTCTCAATACACACTCAAATAAACATGCACCCGCaagcgcacgcgcacgcgcacgcgcacacacacacacacacagagtggtACTACAAGAGAaccagaaagagggagagaacagtcAGGGGAGGGGAGTGATGCTCACATGATCTCCGTGTCCTTGCAGTGGGCACTGGGAGGGAAGAGCTCCACACTCTGGATGAGTTTCGCCATTCGTCGGCTCTCCGTCTCGATACAGCGACACCGCAGATCCACCCCTATTCCCCGCACACTCATTCCTGcacagggtcaaaggtcagagagCAGGGGTCAGTAACAACCAATTGTAAGAGATAATAAACCAGTTTCTACAGCAGTGCAGAGTATATTAAAactatactgtagcatttatgcaTTCGCTGTATCTcccactcactcgctcgctcattcactcactgactcattcactcactcactcagtcactctctccctcactcagtcactctccctcactcagtcactctctccctcagtaaTAAAGTTCAGTCCAGTCTCACCTTTAGTGCTGAGAGGGGCCAGGAAGACCAGGCATATGGCAGCTGTGATTGTGCTTTTCATAATTCTCTTTCTTGAGGAACCTTAACTGTTCAAATGCCTGAGTCTAAAATTGTTTTTGCAGATTAGGAGCAGTTTGCTCTCGCCTGTTTGGAGGGTGAATCTGCTGCCATCCACAGCATTCGGATCTTATAACTGCAGTGCCTGGAAGTGAGTCAAGAGAAGTTGTGCAAGACTTTGGAATTGTCACAGTTTCGCAAGTTGACCACAGAAGCATGAAAGCATAATTTTGCATTATTCAcagactttaaaaatgtaaatcgcataattaaaattaaaataaacctaGAAAATACACAAGAAAACCATAACATGTATCaggtttttaattaatgaatgaatgaattaaattcatatactgtaaatacataaTACTTTTCGTACATGAAATAGGGATATGGCCATATCCTTTGATATTTAGTGAAGGGATTAGTCACCAGTTCATTGAACCTCCATGTTACAAGCCCAAATCCTTCATGAACGTACTGCCTCTGATTGCACCAATCTGTGCCAATACAAAGCCGCCTGCAGCATTTAGCATGACTCGCATACATTGGTGTAAGCTCTCTCCCTCATGTTCAGGCATGTTGTAATGTCAGCCATTCACACAGAGCAGTAGTTATCTTTCACTGACCTACACACAGAATCTTTTGCACATGTTTATTGTTGAAAGAATTTGTGGCTTATAGCCCCAGTTCATTACCAGGAataacaggaacaggaaatcaATGGTGGGAACTGAAGCTTTCTCAGAATCAGTACTGCAATGTcatgtatttttctgttcagATTTACTGAAAGAACTTGCCCATACttgcctttttttgtaaatcataaGGAGTGGCAATAGTCCACGTATAATGAAATTTAGCCTTTTCAACCTGGaaaaagcatttacattacattacaagcatttagcacacactcttatccagagcaacttacacaacttttacatagcattttacattgtatccatttatacagctggatatatactgaagcaatttcggttaagtaccttcctcaggagtacaacagcagtgtcctacctgggaatcgaacctgcaacctttcggttacaagtccagttccttacccactgtgctacactccgtcctaaggTGCTATGAAGCAGTTTGGTGATATATTTTCTGTAAGCtacatgaaatgtaaatgtcagtGATTGTTTTGCCGCCATTGCTGCTGTCAGACACCTGCAGTTCAGGCTGAAATCTCAGCTAACCTCAGTGAAATGTGCTGAATTACATGTGAGCTCAGAATTACAGGTGAGCTCAGAGGGCGCGACGGCATTAATAAACAATCTACAAacctaaaacaaaataaaaaaccaacatTATTTTAAGGAGCGTGATCCTGTTTTTGGCAAGCAATTCATCTTCCCTTTATATCAGAGTGGATGTGCGCAGCTATCCCAGATAATTCAGTCTTGGACTAACTAATCAATTCGCTATTcatgtttcaataaaaaaattaaaaaaacttaagaTCATTTTATAGATATGCATCAAATTATCCCAGATTGTTTAAGAGATGTATGTGAAACAAGGCCCTGCTCTGGgaaaacttattttttgttttgttttttgcttatttGGAGTGGGAGTGTGGGCAGGAGATGGAAGAACCACTTGTGTCAATTGAACTGGGCTTGCGAAAAAATGTGCGACACCCACCCAAAATGGTCTGTTCAGCTCAAATGAAGAGTAACGCTCCAGATTTATTTAATACTATTATATACATAGTAACTCGCACAGGTCAGTGAAAAGCTCCAGAGTATTTTTCTGTCTATTCAAGTCCAACTATAGAAACTGAAGCATCTCTTAAAtttgtcaaataattatttgactgTTTGGCTTCATGATGCTCTCTGCTACCAGACACACATTGAAAATTCTGTCAGGAAGTTGGAAGTAAGGCTGGGCTTTTATTTCAGGAAcaaccattgtttttttctttttttgctaaGAGCAAACCGATCCAAACCATATTTCTGTCTGTGGATATGGTGGATTTCCAAGCTGCATCCATGGTACCATGCAGGATTGATTCACCATATCATGCTTCCCTCAGGTTTACAAGGAAACATCACTGTACCTCATACAAACTTGCAGGCTGGTTCTCCTTATATACCAGTAGACTGCAAAGTAGCATGCAAAGTTCtaatacaaaatactttttatttgctGGAATGAATTGATTAGAGGGAAAACAGTAAATGTACcacatgtaaatgtgtgtactgtaaaataatgtttaccAGACTTTGTTAGTCAGATATCAcatgtttaatgtaaaataaccTCAAATTTAACAGACCTTGTCAGTCAGATATTACATTTACCATTAAATCCCATAAGATTCTATTAGTCaagtttcatatttaatttaaaatcacattaaataaaactgtgtcactgtgagATCATatattcaatgtaaaataacaaacagtCCCTATTTGTCAGGTTTTGCAGGGTAGGGCGAggagcgggcgggggcgggggggggatgggggcggggtttgggttTCTCCAGAGGCAGTCATTTGGGAAattccctccctctatccccccacccccatccagaAGGGAGCCACATTCCACAGGAACTGAGCCATGATTTCTATGTATATTAACAGTGCAACTCTTCCATAACATTGTGAAAACTTTATCAGAAAGCAATGTTCATAGCAATTCAGAGGCACACTTGTGTCAGATTCAGAAGCTCATTGTTCTGCTgtttaaacagtttttaatGTTCTGCCAAGGCAATGACGCATTCAAAAGAGAACATACCTCTGTTTTGTAGGAGAGAATTCAACTTGATAAAGAATCTTCATATTAACACCTACTATTATTCAGGCAAAGGTTTTTGGATATTAACCTCATTTGAGGGTATAGTCATTTACATATCAAATCTGGTGAGTGTTTTACATTAATCAAAGCATTTTTCCAGAAATACAGATATTAAGCTGTTACTACTGCAGGCAGAACACCTAATTTgaactcatttttaaacaaatctcATATCTagattgtaaaaaaatgtaaggcTCCTCCAGCTACAAAACTCCAAAACTGTCTTTGGGTTACAAATTTCAATCTGGAGTGACTGGCCTTTTATGTTGCCATAGCAACTATAAATAAGTTgcattaattttatattgtgcTATTCAGCTAACAAGACTAATAGATCCAGTAAAACatttgtaggtttttttttttatatctacattttattaatctattcatatacaaacaaaaatgaccaaGAATTCTGTACTAGcccaatgtttaaaaaaaaaaaaggtgtttgtgGGGTATGGCAAAGTCATGGATGGGATTTGAACAGGGTGCCTTGTTGATGTGGGATTACTGCATCACAGTGCTGCCCAAAACGGGCAGAGTTTCAGACAAGAGGTCTGCCTGGGGCgcagggtctgatcatcttttGAAGATGGAACATTGCTGTCTCTTTAGCTGCAATAGGCTTGCTCCAAGGTTTTGAATTTGTGGTGAAATTATAAAACATGCCATCACCaattcaccattaaaaaaaattcaccatATTAACTTACTGCCTCCTTACAGAGCCCAGAGCGTCATATTCATAT encodes:
- the cxcl8a gene encoding interleukin-8 — its product is MKSTITAAICLVFLAPLSTKGMSVRGIGVDLRCRCIETESRRMAKLIQSVELFPPSAHCKDTEIIATLKGTGQQICLDTTAPWVKKVIEKILANKKP